The bacterium DNA segment GTTTTGAATTTTTTAATTTTAGTCATTTGAATTTGTTTTTTTTGATTTCGGATTTCATTTGTTCCATTAAAGCTAAACACATACCATCATAAAATACGCTAGTTTATTTGTACAAGTAAAACTTTCATCTTTTAGGCCTTGTTCATCGCCGAAGTTATCCAAAAACCTCATTGATGATGTCCTTTATTTGCTCTGCTGACTGAATGCTGGTAGTTGCCTTTACTACCCTGCCATTACGGTAATAAACAGTGAATGGCAGCCCCATAAATCCCCGACACTCTGGTAAATTCTTGATTGCTTTAGCCGCAGGAATGTCAAAGTCCATATCCCGAAACTGAATATCGGGGTATTTTTCCTGTAAAACCTCCAGAATGTTGTATACTGGGATACACATCGGTCCCATCCTTCCGCAGCATACCACAACCTTTTCATTATTCTCAATCAAGTCTTTAAGCCCTTCTTCGCTCTCAATATGAACTAAGTTAGTCTGAAGCATTTAATTCACCTCCTTTATTTCTTTTTTTCCTCTTTTTACTTGCATAATTATACAATTTAACCTATGGTTACTCAACAAACAAGTAACTCTATTCCTAAAGAGCTACCCAACCTCCAGGAAGGAACGGGTCCATAGATGTATTTCATATTAGAGACCTGCTATATAAAGAATTAAGCCACAGATCAGGCCAATTATAAAATTAAACAATTTTATTAGCAAAGAGTCTTTTATGGTATAAGACAAGAGTGGCAGCATCCCATGTCCATCCTGGACAACAGAACTTGCCAGCAATACCGAAAAGGGAATAAGTCCATTAGCAAACATCATCACAAAGATAAGATGTGGCCCAGATTCAGGCACTATTCCTATCAAAGAGGCAATAAGCAATACCCAGAACATATGACGATGAACAAAGGCCTCTAAGTTCCAGAATTTAAGCCCTACATCTACTACTAAAAGGGCAAAGAAGGTCCATAAGAATACTCGCCACATATGTTCTTTGACAATGTGGTTCCAGATATGTTTTTCTAAATAATGATCCGGGACGGTAATTACCATAAATATAGCCAATGAGACTAAGAATATGAAGGTAATTCTTAGCCAGTTCCAGTCCTTTGGGCCAATAATCCCACTCGTAGAACCATAGATAAAGAAGGCAAGTAGGGCTAATAAGAGAAATCTATAGAAAGCCATCTTTCTAAAATGTTCAAGCACACCTTTTAGATCAAGGATTTTACATCCCTCTTCTCCTAAATGCA contains these protein-coding regions:
- a CDS encoding thioredoxin family protein is translated as MLQTNLVHIESEEGLKDLIENNEKVVVCCGRMGPMCIPVYNILEVLQEKYPDIQFRDMDFDIPAAKAIKNLPECRGFMGLPFTVYYRNGRVVKATTSIQSAEQIKDIINEVFG
- a CDS encoding putative manganese transporter, encoding MELLTHNLNHSLMITAFVFVMMMLVDYIEVLTQGKMSSAIKGGYGRQYVIASFLASTPGCLGEFMNVSFYVHGLLTFGAITGSMIATSGDEAFVMLAIFPKQALILFGILFILGIVSAWAIDKIAPILRIKPSQVCELSKLHLGEEGCKILDLKGVLEHFRKMAFYRFLLLALLAFFIYGSTSGIIGPKDWNWLRITFIFLVSLAIFMVITVPDHYLEKHIWNHIVKEHMWRVFLWTFFALLVVDVGLKFWNLEAFVHRHMFWVLLIASLIGIVPESGPHLIFVMMFANGLIPFSVLLASSVVQDGHGMLPLLSYTIKDSLLIKLFNFIIGLICGLILYIAGL